One Flagellimonas sp. CMM7 genomic region harbors:
- a CDS encoding M14 metallopeptidase family protein has protein sequence MPLINHLDYKESTVKGRYVTLETLQKRWLTNLNFSTLQNIGTSVDGDALKSITLGKGNKRVLMWSQMHGNESTTTKAVVDMINFLVSDDKHAKSIMECCTILVIPILNPDGAKRYTRVNANNIDLNRDAKLLTQPESIALRNVFEEFKPDCCFNLHDQRTLFSAGKAEKPATVSFLSPAGDIERNVTPTRESAMKLIVAMNIMLQKEIPGQVGRYDDAFNDNCVGDFFQTKQVPTILFEAGHYPKDYSREKTREFIFHSLIEALRVIAQEKIEDFKIEDYFEIPENEKLFYDVLIKNPQVVNSNFSPNHCVGIRFKEVLKEKAILFEPEIVDIHELKECFGHETFDCSDKNDFDALSFRKEILNLIITAEQ, from the coding sequence ATGCCACTGATTAATCATTTGGATTACAAGGAAAGTACCGTAAAAGGTAGATATGTTACTCTTGAAACATTACAAAAGAGATGGCTAACGAACCTGAACTTTTCTACTCTTCAAAACATAGGAACGTCTGTTGATGGTGATGCTTTAAAATCAATAACTCTGGGAAAAGGCAATAAAAGAGTTTTGATGTGGTCTCAAATGCATGGGAACGAATCTACCACCACAAAAGCTGTAGTGGATATGATTAATTTTTTAGTGTCTGATGATAAGCATGCTAAATCTATTATGGAGTGTTGTACAATTTTAGTGATACCCATATTAAATCCTGATGGAGCAAAACGATACACTAGGGTAAATGCAAACAACATTGATCTGAATAGAGATGCAAAATTGCTTACACAACCTGAAAGTATTGCGCTAAGAAACGTATTTGAAGAATTTAAGCCTGATTGTTGCTTTAACCTCCATGACCAACGGACTTTGTTTAGTGCAGGTAAGGCTGAAAAACCTGCAACGGTTTCTTTTTTATCCCCCGCCGGTGATATAGAACGGAATGTTACCCCCACAAGGGAAAGTGCAATGAAACTTATTGTTGCAATGAACATAATGCTACAAAAGGAAATTCCAGGGCAGGTAGGGAGATATGATGATGCCTTTAATGACAATTGTGTGGGTGATTTTTTTCAAACCAAACAAGTACCTACTATTTTGTTTGAAGCCGGTCATTATCCAAAGGATTACAGTAGGGAAAAAACCAGGGAATTTATATTTCACTCATTAATAGAGGCTCTTAGGGTAATAGCTCAAGAAAAGATTGAGGACTTTAAAATTGAGGATTATTTTGAAATTCCAGAGAATGAAAAACTTTTTTATGATGTTTTGATTAAAAACCCTCAAGTTGTTAATTCAAATTTTAGCCCAAACCATTGTGTTGGCATTAGATTTAAGGAAGTGCTAAAGGAAAAAGCCATTTTGTTTGAGCCGGAAATTGTCGATATCCATGAATTAAAAGAATGCTTTGGCCATGAAACATTTGATTGCTCGGATAAAAATGATTTTGATGCATTATCTTTTCGTAAGGAAATTCTTAATTTAATTATCACTGCTGAGCAATAG
- a CDS encoding Lrp/AsnC family transcriptional regulator, protein MSKVKLDEIDHQILDMLIDNTRTPFTDIAKKLLISAGTVHVRVKKMEESGIIKGSSLTLDYVKLGYSFIAYVGIFLEKTHQTKFVLERLNQIPYVTVAHITTGKFNIFCKIRAKDTTHAKNIIFKIDDIDGISRTETMISLEESINDKKRLMHTIFNEL, encoded by the coding sequence ATGAGTAAAGTAAAATTGGACGAAATTGATCACCAGATATTAGATATGTTAATAGACAATACCCGTACACCTTTTACGGATATTGCCAAAAAACTTTTAATTTCTGCTGGTACGGTTCATGTGAGGGTAAAGAAGATGGAAGAGTCGGGAATAATAAAAGGTTCTTCGTTAACATTGGATTATGTAAAGCTAGGGTACTCTTTTATAGCTTACGTAGGTATTTTTCTTGAAAAAACCCATCAGACCAAATTTGTATTGGAGCGTCTTAATCAAATTCCATACGTTACTGTTGCTCATATCACTACAGGAAAGTTCAATATTTTCTGTAAAATAAGAGCTAAGGATACTACACATGCAAAGAATATCATTTTTAAAATTGATGATATTGATGGCATTAGCAGAACAGAAACAATGATTTCGTTAGAAGAAAGTATCAACGATAAAAAGCGTTTGATGCATACTATTTTTAACGAACTATAA
- the aroB gene encoding 3-dehydroquinate synthase: MESIKSHSYEVHLEELAEAALRQHIAKSNYSKVFILVDENTKKYCLPIFKKKLEKRVDAILEIQSGEEHKNIATCSKVWELLSRHDGDRKSLLLNLGGGVLTDLGGFVASTFKRGIDFINIPTTLLSMVDASIGGKTGVDLGALKNQIGVINQPQMVLVFPSFLKTLEARQLKSGYSEMLKHGLIMDADYWKSLKEKNEFIDALCIKKSISIKNDVVIQDPTEQGLRKILNFGHTLGHAIESYCLEHPEKKTLLHGEAIAIGMILEGYFSHELKGLSKLSLQEIKETFLRHFGRVTFDNQDIKAILKLLKYDKKNSHGEVNFVLLQAIGTALIDIKVPNNLFAKAFAYYAE; encoded by the coding sequence ATGGAATCTATAAAATCGCATTCATACGAGGTCCATTTAGAGGAGTTGGCGGAAGCTGCTCTTAGACAACACATTGCAAAAAGCAATTACTCCAAAGTGTTTATTTTGGTTGATGAGAATACCAAAAAGTATTGCTTACCTATTTTCAAAAAGAAGTTGGAAAAAAGGGTTGATGCCATTTTGGAAATACAATCTGGAGAGGAACATAAGAACATAGCAACTTGCTCAAAGGTTTGGGAGTTATTGTCTCGCCATGATGGAGATAGAAAAAGTCTTTTACTAAATCTTGGAGGAGGTGTTTTAACGGATCTTGGTGGATTTGTGGCATCAACTTTTAAACGAGGTATAGATTTTATAAACATCCCCACTACCCTATTGTCAATGGTGGATGCTTCCATTGGGGGAAAGACCGGGGTGGATTTAGGTGCTTTAAAAAATCAGATTGGGGTCATTAATCAACCACAAATGGTGTTGGTATTCCCTAGTTTCCTTAAGACTTTAGAGGCTCGACAACTAAAAAGTGGGTATTCGGAAATGTTGAAACATGGACTGATCATGGATGCCGATTACTGGAAATCTTTGAAAGAAAAGAATGAATTCATAGATGCGCTATGCATTAAGAAATCTATTTCTATAAAGAACGATGTAGTTATCCAAGATCCTACCGAGCAAGGGTTACGAAAAATTTTGAATTTTGGGCATACCCTTGGGCATGCTATTGAATCCTATTGTTTGGAACATCCTGAGAAGAAAACACTGTTGCATGGAGAGGCCATTGCCATTGGGATGATTCTAGAGGGCTATTTTTCTCATGAATTAAAAGGGTTATCTAAATTGTCTTTACAAGAAATAAAAGAAACTTTTCTGAGACATTTTGGACGTGTAACTTTTGATAACCAAGATATTAAGGCCATTCTCAAGCTTTTAAAGTATGACAAGAAGAATTCTCATGGAGAAGTCAATTTTGTGCTGCTCCAAGCTATAGGAACTGCGCTTATAGATATTAAGGTACCCAACAATCTTTTTGCCAAAGCATTTGCTTACTACGCAGAATAG
- a CDS encoding helix-turn-helix transcriptional regulator encodes MVNDKIIERIQTVIDHYGLTISSFADKIGVQRSSISHLLKGRNRPSLDFVMKVVQTYPEVNLYWLLNGKGNFPNSLQNEDSPTPNPPSISIEKSNVRDNDNIKKVEASRIVVFYTDGTFESFEMKK; translated from the coding sequence ATTGTGAACGACAAGATTATAGAACGCATACAAACGGTAATTGATCATTACGGACTTACAATATCTTCCTTTGCGGATAAGATAGGCGTTCAGCGATCTAGCATTTCACACCTCCTAAAAGGAAGAAACAGGCCAAGCTTGGATTTTGTAATGAAAGTAGTTCAGACGTATCCTGAAGTTAATTTGTATTGGTTACTTAATGGGAAAGGGAATTTTCCAAATTCTTTACAAAATGAAGATTCCCCTACTCCAAACCCACCTTCAATATCTATAGAAAAAAGTAATGTAAGGGATAATGACAATATCAAAAAAGTTGAAGCCTCAAGAATCGTAGTATTTTATACTGATGGAACTTTCGAATCTTTTGAGATGAAAAAATAG
- a CDS encoding DNA topoisomerase IV: MMKQLILGALLISFGACNEPPQRNCSNFKTGNFSFTSTINGQEQTSTFSRTLEMEVDHFEGKQDTSSVRWINDCEYVLKNINPKSKAEEKSIHIKILTTSDSSYTFEYNAIGDKRKFKGTAYKIH; encoded by the coding sequence ATGATGAAACAATTAATTCTTGGCGCATTATTGATATCCTTTGGCGCATGCAACGAGCCTCCTCAGCGTAACTGCAGCAACTTTAAAACAGGTAACTTTTCATTCACTAGTACCATAAATGGTCAAGAGCAGACATCAACATTTTCCAGAACTTTAGAAATGGAAGTGGATCACTTTGAAGGAAAGCAAGATACGTCTTCCGTCAGATGGATCAATGATTGCGAATATGTGTTAAAAAATATAAACCCAAAAAGTAAGGCTGAAGAAAAATCAATTCACATTAAAATATTGACAACTTCAGATTCTTCTTATACATTTGAATATAATGCCATTGGCGACAAGCGTAAATTTAAAGGAACCGCATACAAAATACACTAA
- a CDS encoding DinB family protein has product MRSSDLTVSEYNPYYHTYILALGDVNLMDSLKDGKESFTSFMEGLSEEKLNYSYGEGKWTLAEVLMHIIDAERVFQYRALRFGRNDDTPLAGFDQDVYVPQSNASKKTKNEILDEYQAVRNSTISLFKSFNGDALKRIGMASDSKMSTRAMGFIICGHQAHHLKIIRERYF; this is encoded by the coding sequence ATGCGCAGCTCAGACTTAACTGTTTCTGAATATAATCCCTATTACCATACTTATATTCTTGCCCTAGGAGATGTTAATTTGATGGATAGTCTAAAAGATGGAAAGGAATCTTTTACATCTTTTATGGAAGGACTCTCAGAAGAAAAACTAAACTATTCCTATGGAGAGGGGAAGTGGACTTTGGCGGAAGTTTTAATGCACATCATTGATGCTGAGCGTGTGTTTCAGTATAGGGCATTACGATTTGGGAGAAATGATGACACACCATTGGCCGGTTTTGACCAAGATGTCTATGTACCTCAATCCAATGCATCAAAAAAGACGAAAAATGAAATACTGGATGAATATCAAGCCGTAAGAAACAGTACTATTAGTCTCTTTAAATCTTTTAATGGTGATGCGTTAAAACGAATTGGTATGGCCAGTGACTCCAAGATGAGCACAAGGGCAATGGGATTCATTATATGCGGACATCAGGCCCATCATTTAAAAATAATCCGAGAACGTTATTTTTAG